A region of Halalkaliarchaeum desulfuricum DNA encodes the following proteins:
- the ppsA gene encoding phosphoenolpyruvate synthase, protein MAVIWLDDVRADDVETVGGKAASLGELTDAGLPVPPGFVVTAGTYRTFIEEAGIDEELFSAVDVDPEDSAALREAAETAEGLITGTEIPEDVAREILEAYRSFGGEEEAFVAVRSSATAEDLPGASFAGQQETYLNVREEKLLERIRDCWASLFTQRAIYYRNRQGFDHESVDIAVVVQRMVDAEKSGVMFTSHPSTGEPEAVIESAWGLGEAVVSGSVSPDNYVYDRRTDEVLDVTVADKKTKMCKDPDTGETVEVELDEDRRNERVLSDAEIERLVEIGERVESHYGEPQDVEWAIVDDEIYMLQSRPVTTIAESETGSRAGSQRDADDEEKGTLDPIEGSPNGGNGVNDQGNGAPNDDVLLSGLGSSPGVVSGTVRIVTKLDHLDSVADGDIIVTEMTMPDMVPAMKRAAGIVTDEGGMTSHAAIVSRELGVPAVVGTGSATRTLTNGQQITIDGDKGTVRKGAHEDAEPAEEFEPTEEVRPKTPVKPMTATEVKVNVSIPEAAERAAATGADGVGLLRIEHMVLSLGQTPERYIQRNGRRAYVDEIVDGIREVAEEFYPRPVRARTLDAPTDEFKELEGGDEEPNEHNPMLGWRGIRRSLDKPDVFRAELAAFRRLYDMGYDNVELMLPLVNDAADADRAAELMREEDIDPNAITWGVMIETPASALRIEELVETGIDFASFGTNDLTQYTLAVDRNNENVADRFDELHPAVLQLIGSTIQTCREHDVATSICGQAGSKPEMVRFLVEEGVSSISANIDAVRDVQHEAKRVEQQLLLDSVR, encoded by the coding sequence ATGGCAGTAATTTGGCTGGACGACGTTCGAGCCGACGACGTGGAAACCGTCGGCGGCAAGGCCGCTTCGCTTGGCGAACTCACCGACGCGGGCCTGCCCGTTCCGCCGGGCTTCGTCGTCACCGCCGGAACGTATCGGACCTTCATCGAGGAGGCCGGCATCGACGAGGAACTGTTCTCGGCAGTTGACGTCGATCCAGAGGACTCCGCAGCGCTCAGGGAAGCGGCCGAGACCGCCGAGGGGCTGATAACCGGAACGGAGATTCCCGAGGACGTCGCCCGAGAAATCCTCGAAGCCTACCGGAGCTTCGGCGGCGAGGAGGAGGCGTTCGTCGCGGTGCGGTCGTCGGCAACGGCAGAAGACCTTCCGGGGGCCTCATTTGCCGGACAGCAGGAGACGTACCTCAACGTCCGCGAAGAGAAGCTCCTCGAGCGGATCAGGGACTGCTGGGCGTCGCTTTTCACCCAGCGGGCGATCTACTACCGCAACCGGCAGGGGTTCGACCACGAATCGGTCGACATCGCGGTCGTGGTTCAGCGGATGGTCGACGCCGAGAAGTCCGGCGTTATGTTCACCAGCCACCCTTCGACGGGGGAGCCGGAAGCGGTCATCGAGTCCGCCTGGGGGCTCGGCGAGGCGGTCGTTTCTGGGTCGGTGTCGCCGGACAACTACGTGTACGACCGACGGACTGACGAGGTTCTCGACGTAACCGTCGCCGACAAGAAGACGAAGATGTGCAAGGACCCCGACACCGGCGAAACGGTCGAGGTCGAACTCGATGAGGACCGCCGGAATGAGCGCGTGCTCTCGGACGCGGAGATCGAACGGCTCGTCGAGATCGGGGAACGCGTCGAGTCCCACTACGGCGAGCCGCAGGACGTCGAGTGGGCGATCGTCGACGACGAGATTTATATGCTCCAGTCGCGACCGGTCACGACGATCGCGGAGTCGGAAACCGGCTCACGAGCCGGGTCACAGCGCGACGCGGACGACGAGGAGAAGGGGACGCTCGATCCGATCGAAGGAAGCCCGAACGGTGGCAACGGAGTGAACGATCAGGGGAACGGGGCTCCGAACGACGACGTTCTGTTGAGCGGGCTCGGATCCTCGCCGGGGGTCGTCTCCGGCACCGTCCGGATCGTGACGAAACTGGACCACCTCGATTCTGTCGCCGACGGCGACATCATCGTCACCGAGATGACGATGCCCGACATGGTGCCGGCGATGAAACGCGCGGCCGGGATCGTCACCGACGAGGGCGGGATGACCAGCCACGCAGCGATCGTCTCACGGGAACTCGGCGTGCCGGCGGTCGTGGGCACCGGATCGGCGACCCGGACCCTCACGAACGGCCAGCAGATCACCATCGACGGCGACAAGGGGACAGTCCGGAAGGGCGCACACGAGGATGCCGAACCCGCAGAGGAGTTCGAGCCTACCGAGGAGGTCAGACCCAAGACCCCGGTCAAACCGATGACAGCCACCGAAGTGAAGGTGAACGTCTCGATCCCCGAGGCGGCCGAGCGCGCGGCGGCGACCGGCGCCGACGGCGTCGGCCTCCTCAGGATCGAGCACATGGTGCTGTCGCTGGGGCAGACGCCCGAACGCTACATCCAGCGAAACGGGCGGCGCGCGTACGTCGACGAGATCGTCGACGGCATCCGCGAGGTCGCCGAGGAGTTTTACCCCCGACCAGTTCGGGCGCGGACGCTCGATGCACCCACAGACGAGTTCAAGGAACTTGAGGGCGGCGACGAAGAGCCCAACGAGCACAACCCGATGCTGGGCTGGCGGGGGATCCGCCGGAGCCTGGACAAGCCGGACGTGTTCCGGGCGGAGCTGGCGGCGTTCCGACGGCTCTACGACATGGGCTATGACAACGTCGAACTGATGCTTCCGCTGGTGAACGACGCCGCCGACGCCGACCGCGCCGCGGAACTCATGCGCGAGGAGGATATCGATCCGAACGCAATCACCTGGGGCGTGATGATCGAGACGCCCGCCAGCGCACTCCGGATCGAGGAACTGGTCGAGACCGGCATCGACTTCGCTTCCTTCGGGACGAACGACCTCACCCAGTACACCCTCGCGGTCGACCGCAACAACGAGAACGTCGCCGACCGGTTCGACGAACTCCACCCTGCGGTGCTACAGCTCATCGGATCCACTATCCAGACCTGCAGGGAACACGACGTCGCGACGAGCATCTGCGGGCAGGCCGGTTCGAAGCCGGAGATGGTCCGGTTCCTCGTCGAGGAGGGTGTCTCCTCGATCTCGGCGAACATCGACGCCGTTCGGGACGTTCAGCACGAGGCGAAACGCGTCGAACAGCAGCTGCTGTTGGACTCGGTGCGGTAG
- a CDS encoding DUF5785 family protein, which produces MDWPHDPDGEEGSEGMRKYGHAVIAKKVDEEEDFPLSREEFVDEYGDDPIRINHERVVALRDIFEGIEQEEFADFVELHRAVGKAMRAGGFWDYEGAEAFVGGDA; this is translated from the coding sequence ATGGACTGGCCACACGATCCCGACGGCGAGGAGGGCAGCGAGGGGATGCGCAAATACGGCCACGCAGTGATCGCAAAGAAAGTCGACGAGGAGGAGGATTTCCCCCTCTCCCGCGAGGAGTTCGTCGACGAATACGGCGACGACCCGATCAGGATCAACCACGAGCGGGTCGTCGCGCTCCGGGACATCTTCGAGGGCATCGAACAGGAGGAGTTCGCGGACTTCGTCGAACTCCACAGAGCGGTCGGCAAGGCGATGCGAGCGGGCGGATTCTGGGACTACGAGGGCGCCGAGGCGTTCGTCGGTGGAGACGCCTGA
- a CDS encoding uracil-DNA glycosylase yields MDARQDTPTNPFGMDEACENCRRCETRSNVIHGYGDVAADFLFVAEAPSPDDDATGRPVLERTELGRILNTVGLVDVDAAEASPEASAEASPEDAGGAGGLPLENAYVTHLVRCHGPEEPADREVAACDPFLTAEIRMINPHVIVPIGGRTLGALAVEYTTSPPEAFDIEEVHATTIRGRGFELVPMVDPERASDDELDAWVRQFTEAVLGRDYRQTKGRQER; encoded by the coding sequence GTGGACGCCAGACAGGACACGCCGACGAACCCGTTCGGCATGGACGAGGCCTGCGAGAACTGTCGACGTTGCGAGACACGATCGAACGTGATCCACGGCTACGGCGACGTCGCGGCCGACTTCCTGTTCGTCGCCGAGGCGCCGTCGCCAGACGACGACGCCACGGGACGCCCGGTTCTCGAGCGTACCGAACTCGGTCGGATCTTGAATACGGTCGGACTGGTGGACGTAGACGCCGCCGAAGCCTCCCCCGAAGCCTCCGCTGAAGCCTCCCCCGAAGACGCCGGCGGCGCTGGAGGGCTTCCCCTCGAGAACGCGTACGTCACGCATCTCGTTCGGTGCCACGGTCCCGAGGAACCCGCCGATCGGGAGGTCGCCGCGTGTGACCCGTTTTTGACTGCCGAAATCAGGATGATCAATCCACACGTCATCGTCCCCATCGGCGGCCGAACGCTGGGGGCGCTCGCCGTCGAGTACACGACCAGCCCCCCGGAGGCGTTCGACATCGAGGAAGTACACGCGACGACGATCCGGGGTCGTGGCTTCGAACTAGTGCCGATGGTCGACCCGGAACGCGCGAGCGATGACGAACTGGACGCGTGGGTGAGGCAGTTCACGGAGGCGGTGCTCGGCCGGGATTACAGACAGACGAAAGGACGTCAGGAACGGTGA
- a CDS encoding DNA polymerase Y family protein, which produces MEAARLPGTPDEVDERIVLHVDMDCFYASCERLREPELEGEPVVVGMGYEPGETNGAVATASYEAREHGVESAQPISQALEQLPRMEADVKDEQSDPRGYYRSVDLEFYRSVAADVKAVLHDCADVVREVSIDEAYLDVTDRTGWDPVPGGDPSRSAGPAETRRLAEGYARHVIERIQREAGVPASVGVAPNMSTAKIASDFDKPNGLTVVPPGHVRSFLSPLSTAEIHGVGPVTARELSELGIETAGDLAAADPTELEARFGQRGRELYARARGDDDREVTPTGRPKSLSRESAFAEPVREVAPKRETVRALAADVADRARSREALYRTIGIKAVEPPFEVNTRAESLSGPVDDPELLEEIALELLEEFHETRVRKLGVRVSNLSFEAGDQATLGGFEDAEIEATGPADGNGSVGPRERSTDERSSSRPSRFRRGVDQSALDEWTRDEEARNEEPRDEEARNG; this is translated from the coding sequence ATGGAGGCAGCGCGGCTGCCAGGCACCCCCGACGAGGTCGACGAGCGGATCGTCCTGCACGTCGACATGGACTGCTTTTACGCCTCCTGTGAGCGGCTGCGCGAGCCCGAACTCGAGGGGGAGCCCGTCGTCGTCGGCATGGGATATGAACCCGGCGAGACGAACGGCGCGGTCGCGACCGCGAGCTACGAGGCACGCGAACACGGCGTCGAGAGCGCCCAGCCCATCTCGCAGGCGCTCGAACAACTCCCGCGGATGGAAGCCGACGTGAAGGACGAACAGTCGGATCCTCGGGGATACTACCGTTCGGTGGATCTGGAGTTCTACCGGTCGGTCGCGGCGGACGTGAAGGCGGTACTCCACGACTGTGCGGACGTGGTCCGCGAAGTGAGCATCGACGAGGCGTACCTGGACGTCACCGACCGAACGGGGTGGGATCCGGTCCCCGGCGGCGACCCGAGCCGGTCGGCCGGGCCGGCGGAAACTCGCCGGCTGGCCGAGGGGTACGCCAGACACGTGATCGAGCGGATCCAGCGGGAGGCAGGCGTCCCAGCGAGCGTCGGTGTCGCGCCCAACATGTCGACCGCGAAGATCGCCTCCGATTTCGACAAGCCGAACGGGTTGACGGTGGTTCCACCGGGTCACGTCAGGTCGTTCCTCTCGCCGCTTTCGACCGCCGAAATCCACGGCGTCGGCCCCGTGACGGCCCGCGAACTCTCGGAACTGGGAATCGAGACGGCCGGCGACCTGGCGGCGGCGGATCCGACAGAGCTGGAAGCGCGGTTCGGCCAGCGGGGACGGGAGTTGTACGCCCGAGCCCGCGGCGACGACGACCGCGAGGTAACCCCCACCGGTCGGCCGAAGAGCCTCTCGCGGGAGTCCGCCTTCGCCGAACCCGTCCGGGAAGTGGCGCCGAAACGGGAGACGGTCCGGGCGCTCGCGGCCGACGTCGCAGACCGTGCCCGGAGTCGGGAGGCGCTGTACCGGACGATCGGGATCAAGGCCGTCGAGCCGCCGTTCGAGGTCAACACCCGCGCAGAGTCGCTTTCGGGACCGGTCGACGATCCGGAACTTCTCGAGGAGATCGCCCTGGAACTGCTCGAGGAGTTTCACGAAACGCGGGTGCGCAAACTCGGCGTGCGCGTCTCGAACCTCTCGTTCGAGGCGGGCGATCAGGCGACACTGGGGGGATTCGAGGACGCCGAGATCGAAGCTACCGGACCTGCAGACGGGAACGGTTCGGTCGGCCCGCGGGAGAGATCGACCGACGAGCGGTCCAGTTCGAGGCCGTCGCGATTCCGTCGAGGGGTCGACCAGTCGGCGCTCGACGAGTGGACACGAGACGAAGAGGCACGAAACGAAGAACCCCGAGACGAAGAGGCACGAAACGGATGA
- a CDS encoding ATPase, producing MSDDVEDEETIHVAEASAGPGASPDVEPGSPIEIPAVELLTGRGFVTGKSGSGKSILEGTPVETPEGPKPIEEMRKGDQVLSLNTDTHGAEFRRVRATIQHTDDDLLCIELEDGTEVVGTGDHSFLTLEDGDIVPIRGDELDVGAWMPTAPEFVDGDPSISRTDGGIVSLDSADSPVHEDGPQNTDDILWQQVVSIEPYPGEREVYDLDVVGTDTFLANGVFVHNSNTASVFVENLLAENLNVLIVDTDGEYYGLKEEYEILHVGADEECDIVVSPEHAEKLANLALEQNVPIILDVSGYLEEDVADELLLETTKHLFAKEKKLKKPFLLVVEECHEYIPERGGMTETGKMLIKVGKRGRKHGLGIVGISQRPANVKKDFITQCDWLVWHRLTWDNDTKVVGRILGSDYADAIEDLDDGEAFLMRDWADSIDRVQFHRKQTFDAGATPGLGDFERPELKSVSGNLVSELEEISDEAERRESEIADLKQELDRKQARIQQLEQELEEARDLSQMADQFAQALLGRAEASYRGGQGRNLHREEVADQSVLPEYEPAGSDGPEDRNSDTRTETAGRGETEVPDEAGAPDEAGAPDEASSANETDPGDETEVPDAADVPGSRAANGGPIPPIDADDVAEVAMEFAADVRLGTREAVIRELRGRIESVPELSRRMLDHYRREGTSEPIAAHIDAGGDGDRQIAYGRNRPLRTTGLIRHAGQGEYTYAIPDLVRDAYADRLGDDEVDEMVDAIEAAFDGETREESRDEDRDEDRDEDRDEDRDEDRDSR from the coding sequence ATGAGCGACGACGTCGAGGACGAAGAAACGATTCACGTCGCGGAGGCCAGCGCCGGACCGGGCGCATCCCCGGACGTCGAACCCGGATCGCCGATCGAGATCCCGGCCGTGGAACTGCTCACCGGGCGGGGGTTCGTCACCGGAAAGTCGGGGTCGGGCAAGAGCATTCTCGAGGGCACGCCCGTCGAGACGCCCGAGGGGCCGAAACCGATCGAGGAAATGCGGAAGGGCGACCAGGTTCTCTCGTTGAACACCGACACTCACGGGGCCGAGTTCCGGCGAGTGCGGGCGACGATCCAGCACACCGATGACGACCTGCTCTGTATCGAGCTGGAAGACGGCACCGAGGTCGTCGGTACCGGGGACCACAGTTTCCTCACCCTCGAGGACGGGGACATCGTCCCGATCCGCGGCGACGAACTCGATGTCGGTGCCTGGATGCCGACCGCCCCCGAGTTCGTCGACGGCGATCCATCAATCTCCCGAACCGACGGAGGAATCGTATCCCTCGATAGTGCCGACAGTCCGGTCCACGAGGACGGGCCGCAAAACACCGACGACATCCTGTGGCAGCAGGTCGTCTCGATCGAACCATACCCGGGCGAACGCGAGGTGTACGACCTCGACGTGGTCGGGACGGACACGTTCCTCGCGAACGGGGTGTTCGTCCACAACTCCAACACCGCCTCCGTCTTCGTCGAGAACCTGCTTGCGGAGAACCTCAACGTCCTGATCGTCGACACCGACGGCGAGTACTACGGCCTCAAAGAGGAGTACGAGATCCTCCACGTCGGCGCCGACGAGGAGTGTGACATCGTTGTCTCGCCGGAACACGCCGAGAAGCTGGCGAACCTCGCGCTCGAACAGAACGTGCCGATCATCCTCGACGTCTCGGGCTACCTCGAGGAGGATGTCGCCGACGAACTCCTGCTGGAGACAACCAAACACCTCTTCGCGAAGGAAAAGAAGCTCAAGAAGCCGTTCTTGCTCGTCGTCGAGGAGTGCCACGAGTACATCCCCGAACGCGGCGGGATGACCGAAACCGGAAAGATGCTCATCAAGGTCGGGAAACGCGGGCGGAAACACGGGCTCGGAATCGTCGGCATCAGCCAGCGTCCCGCCAACGTCAAGAAGGACTTCATCACCCAGTGTGACTGGCTCGTCTGGCACCGGCTCACCTGGGACAACGACACGAAGGTCGTCGGCCGGATCCTCGGTTCCGATTACGCCGACGCGATCGAGGACCTCGACGACGGGGAGGCGTTTTTGATGCGCGACTGGGCGGACTCGATCGACAGGGTGCAGTTTCACCGCAAGCAGACGTTCGACGCCGGGGCAACGCCGGGGCTCGGCGACTTCGAACGCCCGGAACTCAAGAGCGTCTCCGGGAACCTCGTCTCCGAACTCGAGGAGATCAGTGACGAAGCGGAGCGTCGGGAATCGGAGATCGCCGACCTGAAACAGGAACTCGACCGCAAGCAGGCGCGGATCCAGCAGCTCGAACAGGAGCTCGAAGAGGCGAGAGACCTCTCGCAGATGGCCGACCAGTTCGCCCAGGCGCTTCTGGGTCGAGCGGAGGCCTCCTACCGTGGTGGGCAGGGACGAAACCTGCACCGCGAGGAGGTAGCCGATCAGTCGGTGCTCCCGGAGTACGAACCGGCCGGATCCGACGGTCCCGAAGATCGGAATTCCGACACTCGAACGGAAACGGCGGGTCGAGGGGAAACGGAGGTTCCAGACGAAGCCGGAGCTCCAGACGAAGCCGGAGCTCCAGACGAAGCTAGTTCTGCAAACGAAACGGACCCTGGAGACGAAACGGAGGTTCCGGACGCGGCAGATGTACCGGGCAGCCGTGCCGCGAACGGCGGTCCGATTCCCCCGATCGACGCCGACGACGTCGCGGAGGTGGCCATGGAGTTCGCGGCCGACGTCCGGCTCGGCACCAGGGAGGCGGTCATCCGGGAGCTGCGCGGGCGGATCGAGTCCGTGCCGGAGTTGTCCAGACGGATGCTCGATCACTACCGTCGAGAGGGCACGAGCGAACCGATCGCCGCCCACATCGACGCTGGCGGCGACGGCGACAGACAGATCGCCTACGGACGCAACCGTCCGCTCAGAACGACCGGGCTGATCCGACACGCCGGCCAGGGAGAGTACACCTACGCGATCCCGGACCTGGTCCGGGACGCGTACGCCGACCGGTTGGGCGACGACGAGGTCGACGAGATGGTCGATGCGATCGAAGCGGCGTTCGACGGTGAGACCCGTGAAGAAAGCCGCGACGAGGACCGCGACGAGGATCGCGACGAGGACCGCGACGAGGATCGCGACGAGGACCGAGATTCCCGGTGA
- the tpiA gene encoding triose-phosphate isomerase has product MFVLVNLKAYPCDGPAVARAVREVSEESGVRMAVAPQAAQLETIHDTGAETWAQHVSPVEQGSHTGSTLAEAVADAGAVGTLINHSERRLRLADIDGALSAADRADLETVVCANNPAQVGAAAALAPDAVAVEPPELIGGDVSVSTADPGVVKDAVDAATAVDEDVSVFCGAGVSTGSDVAAAGELGAEGVLLASGVAKADDPEAVLWDLVSEI; this is encoded by the coding sequence ATGTTCGTTCTGGTTAACCTGAAGGCGTACCCGTGTGACGGACCCGCTGTCGCGAGGGCGGTTCGGGAGGTAAGCGAGGAATCCGGCGTCCGGATGGCAGTCGCACCGCAGGCGGCACAGCTCGAGACGATCCACGACACAGGCGCAGAGACGTGGGCCCAGCACGTCTCCCCGGTCGAACAGGGGAGCCACACCGGCTCGACGCTCGCGGAGGCGGTTGCCGACGCCGGTGCGGTGGGAACCCTGATAAACCACTCCGAGCGCCGGCTCCGTCTGGCCGACATCGACGGCGCACTCTCGGCGGCCGATCGGGCGGATCTCGAGACGGTCGTCTGTGCGAACAACCCCGCGCAGGTGGGCGCCGCGGCCGCCCTCGCCCCCGATGCCGTCGCGGTCGAACCGCCGGAGCTCATCGGCGGCGACGTCTCGGTGTCGACTGCCGATCCCGGTGTCGTCAAGGACGCCGTCGATGCAGCAACCGCCGTCGACGAGGACGTGTCGGTGTTCTGTGGTGCCGGCGTCTCGACGGGCTCGGACGTCGCCGCCGCAGGTGAACTAGGCGCCGAGGGCGTGCTACTCGCGTCGGGGGTCGCAAAGGCCGACGATCCGGAGGCTGTGCTGTGGGACCTGGTCAGTGAAATCTGA
- a CDS encoding DICT sensory domain-containing protein yields the protein MSLTELIAGVESYEKTLTVINTDGDVVADLRDRFSDRNLEIETATMDGGPESFGVLGQAGTFLTAIDLEELADPGTQRDPEFVAGTYRPILDHLDQTMFTSYSAGEMLAASREIEDRAWRVGAGELHAGFQTLEVFSGELPTYERLAGKQGLSVHAYAVPEGTLPNMKNVTLHVERDSEIRKTWFVAYDGAGVDESKCALLAEEREDGHYYGFWSYDPSTVDYMIDHLTSTYGFAESDEHGGTTPY from the coding sequence ATGTCCCTCACGGAACTCATCGCCGGCGTCGAATCCTACGAGAAGACGCTGACGGTGATCAACACCGACGGCGACGTCGTCGCGGACCTCCGCGACCGGTTTTCGGATCGGAACCTCGAGATCGAGACGGCGACGATGGACGGGGGCCCCGAGTCGTTCGGCGTGCTCGGTCAGGCGGGGACGTTTCTGACGGCGATCGACCTCGAAGAACTGGCCGACCCCGGAACGCAGCGGGATCCGGAGTTCGTCGCCGGGACGTACCGTCCGATCCTGGATCACCTCGACCAGACGATGTTCACCTCCTACTCTGCGGGGGAGATGCTCGCCGCTTCCCGCGAGATCGAGGACCGTGCCTGGCGGGTCGGGGCGGGAGAACTCCACGCAGGGTTCCAGACGCTGGAAGTGTTTTCGGGGGAACTGCCCACCTACGAACGGCTCGCAGGCAAGCAGGGGCTGTCGGTACACGCGTACGCAGTTCCCGAAGGGACCCTCCCGAACATGAAAAACGTCACCCTCCACGTCGAGCGTGACAGCGAGATACGGAAGACATGGTTCGTCGCTTACGACGGCGCCGGCGTCGACGAGAGCAAGTGCGCGCTGCTGGCTGAAGAGCGCGAGGACGGACACTACTACGGCTTCTGGAGCTACGATCCATCCACAGTCGACTACATGATTGACCATCTGACCTCGACGTACGGATTCGCGGAGTCGGACGAACACGGCGGCACGACGCCCTACTAA
- a CDS encoding DUF7344 domain-containing protein — MTHNEGGFTDLPDSVSDASESILFRSGMARKLDILSESHRRMILLLLKEGTIETQADVKVRSGDQKKEVERALIHTHLPKLDDAGYIEWDRETGEISKGPRFDEIEPLLELIESHSDELPPDWP, encoded by the coding sequence ATGACACACAATGAGGGAGGATTTACTGATTTACCGGACTCAGTGAGTGACGCGTCGGAGAGTATCCTGTTCCGTTCGGGGATGGCTCGCAAACTCGATATTCTGAGTGAAAGTCATCGCCGGATGATTCTTCTGTTGTTGAAAGAGGGAACTATCGAAACGCAAGCCGACGTTAAGGTTCGGAGTGGGGACCAGAAAAAAGAGGTGGAAAGGGCCCTCATTCATACCCACCTGCCGAAATTAGACGATGCAGGATACATTGAGTGGGACCGGGAGACGGGCGAGATATCGAAAGGGCCACGTTTCGACGAAATCGAGCCACTGCTTGAACTGATTGAGAGTCATTCCGACGAACTGCCCCCGGACTGGCCCTGA
- a CDS encoding multiprotein bridging factor aMBF1: MPQCEMCGAEKSSLTTTKVEGAELELCDSCSEFGTEVRTESTSSSGSKYSTTSSSGTSSGGSGGGSSGASGSGGSSSRRRDMFDEMDELAADYDTRIRNARESTGMSQEDLAKKLNEKASLIRKLERGDILPSDDVQKKLERELDISLLEGEDVEDSEWSSDSSGTMTLGDVVKRKD; the protein is encoded by the coding sequence ATGCCCCAGTGTGAGATGTGTGGTGCGGAGAAGTCGTCCCTCACCACGACCAAGGTCGAAGGCGCCGAACTGGAGCTTTGTGATTCCTGTTCCGAGTTCGGCACGGAGGTCCGCACCGAGTCCACCAGTTCGTCGGGGAGCAAGTACTCGACGACCTCGAGTTCGGGCACGTCCTCGGGCGGTTCCGGCGGCGGGAGCTCCGGCGCTTCGGGATCCGGAGGCTCCTCCTCGCGCCGGCGGGACATGTTCGACGAGATGGACGAGCTCGCGGCCGACTACGACACCCGGATCCGGAACGCGCGGGAGTCGACCGGGATGAGTCAGGAGGACCTCGCGAAGAAGCTCAACGAGAAGGCGAGCCTGATCCGAAAGCTCGAGCGCGGCGACATCCTCCCCAGCGACGACGTCCAAAAGAAACTCGAGCGGGAACTCGATATCTCGCTCCTCGAGGGCGAGGACGTGGAAGACTCCGAGTGGTCGAGCGACTCCTCGGGAACGATGACGCTTGGCGACGTCGTGAAGCGGAAGGATTAA
- a CDS encoding CDP-alcohol phosphatidyltransferase family protein, with product MTLDRLRPIADRALTPFVDAADAVGLSPDGVSVLAFVCALAAGGAFAIAEPVWFVAGAVLVFANGWFDLVDGALARRQGEASAGGDLLDHVLDRYADIAIIAGLAAGMGAYLLGFLAVTGVLMTSYLGTQIQAVGLGREYGGALGRADRLALVGVVGVVAAIVPGELVAGLTIVELLLVAFAIVGHLTALQRFYGAWSDL from the coding sequence GTGACGCTGGATCGGCTCCGTCCGATCGCCGACAGGGCGCTGACGCCGTTCGTCGACGCCGCCGACGCGGTCGGGCTCTCCCCGGACGGGGTGAGTGTGCTGGCGTTTGTCTGTGCGCTGGCTGCCGGCGGGGCGTTCGCGATCGCAGAGCCGGTCTGGTTCGTCGCCGGCGCGGTGCTGGTGTTCGCGAACGGCTGGTTCGACCTGGTCGACGGCGCGCTCGCCCGTCGCCAGGGGGAGGCGTCGGCGGGCGGGGATCTTTTGGATCACGTGCTGGATCGCTACGCGGACATCGCGATCATCGCCGGGCTCGCGGCGGGGATGGGAGCGTATCTACTGGGTTTTCTGGCCGTAACCGGCGTGTTGATGACGTCGTATCTCGGCACCCAGATCCAGGCGGTCGGCCTCGGCCGGGAGTACGGCGGCGCGCTCGGGCGCGCGGATCGGCTCGCGCTCGTTGGCGTCGTCGGCGTCGTTGCGGCGATCGTCCCCGGGGAATTGGTCGCCGGCCTGACGATCGTCGAACTCCTGCTCGTCGCGTTCGCGATCGTGGGTCACCTCACTGCGCTCCAGCGGTTCTACGGCGCGTGGTCGGATCTGTGA
- a CDS encoding adenylate kinase family protein produces the protein MADRTDGGDELSPPGTRARRIVVTGTPGTGKTSATEQVAEVGDLDIDVVHLNDLVKAEGLWTDRDEERDTLVVDLGAVRDRLGDWDGIVESHVAHHLEADRVVVLRCRPDVLEERLLNRGESPGKARENRESEALDVILSEAVERHGRASVYEIDTTDRSSSAVAEEIVAVVLGKRAPGAGEVDYLEYLPGGIDG, from the coding sequence GTGGCTGACCGGACGGACGGCGGCGACGAGCTGTCGCCACCCGGGACCCGTGCCCGTCGGATCGTCGTGACCGGAACGCCCGGCACCGGAAAGACGTCCGCGACCGAGCAGGTCGCCGAGGTCGGGGACCTCGACATCGACGTCGTCCACCTCAACGATCTCGTGAAAGCCGAGGGGCTGTGGACAGACCGCGACGAGGAGCGAGACACCCTCGTCGTCGACCTCGGGGCGGTGCGCGACCGTCTGGGCGACTGGGACGGGATCGTCGAGTCGCACGTCGCCCACCACCTCGAGGCGGACCGGGTGGTAGTGCTGCGGTGCCGCCCGGACGTGCTAGAAGAGCGCCTGCTGAACCGCGGGGAGTCACCCGGAAAGGCACGGGAGAACCGCGAGAGCGAGGCGCTCGACGTGATCCTCTCGGAGGCGGTCGAACGCCACGGTCGGGCGTCGGTGTACGAGATCGACACCACCGACCGATCGAGTTCGGCGGTCGCCGAGGAGATCGTCGCAGTCGTGCTCGGAAAGCGGGCACCGGGCGCCGGCGAAGTCGACTACCTCGAGTATCTTCCGGGAGGGATCGACGGGTGA